A genomic window from Lotus japonicus ecotype B-129 chromosome 1, LjGifu_v1.2 includes:
- the LOC130728923 gene encoding eukaryotic translation initiation factor 5-like, giving the protein MALQNIGAGNRDDAFYRYKMPRMITKIEGRGNGIKTNVVNMVDIAKALARPAAYTTKYFGCELGAQSKFDEKTGTSHVNGAHDTAKLAGLLENFIKKYVQCYGCGNPETEILITKSQMIQLKCAACGFVSDVDMRDKLTTFIIKNPPESKKGSKDKKAMRRAEKERLKEGEAADEELKKLKKEVKKKGTSSSKDGTTKSSSSRKKANGSDEDRTSPTHSQIDEKDVAHEEDEEDDDDDVQWLADTSAEAARKRIQEQLSAVTADMVMLTTNEPEKEKVATKLSDNAENGSSTNGKSEKAATKVNDTSENGGSMHYSKLVGEVKADLKKGATAKELLTHLATLPASAQEKMSALYEALFEGTEKGFAKVAIKRKSYLAAAVSQEEGMQLPLLHAIEEFSCKSTSNALKEVALVLKALYDADVLEEEHIVQWYQKGLKGDNKDSQIWKNVKPFVDWLQSAESESEEE; this is encoded by the coding sequence ATGGCGTTACAGAACATTGGTGCTGGTAATCGCGACGATGCCTTCTATAGGTATAAGATGCCTAGAATGATTACCAAAATTGAGGGTAGAGGTAACGGCATCAAAACAAATGTTGTCAACATGGTTGATATAGCAAAGGCATTGGCGAGGCCAGCGGCTTACACTACCAAGTATTTCGGTTGTGAACTTGGAGCCCAGTCGAAATTTGATGAGAAGACTGGAACTTCTCATGTCAATGGTGCACATGATACTGCAAAACTTGCTGGCCTCCTTGAGAATTTCATTAAGAAATATGTCCAATGCTATGGCTGTGGAAATCCTGAGACTGAGATATTGATTACTAAGAGTCAAATGATCCAGCTGAAATGTGCTGCTTGTGGTTTTGTGTCTGATGTGGATATGAGAGACAAGCTAACTACCTTCATCataaagaaccctcctgagagtAAGAAGGGATCCAAAGACAAGAAGGCCATGAGAAGAGCTGAGAAGGAGAGACTGAAAGAAGGTGAAGCAGCTGATGAGGAGCTCAAAAAACTGAAGAAAGAGGTTAAGAAGAAAGGCACTTCGTCTTCTAAGGATGGCACCACCAAATCTAGCTCTTCAAGGAAAAAGGCAAATGGCTCTGATGAGGACCGTACATCTCCTACTCATAGTCAAATTGATGAGAAGGATGTTGCTCATGAGGAAgacgaagaagatgatgatgatgatgttcagtGGCTAGCTGATACATCAGCAGAGGCTGCTCGTAAACGTATCCAAGAGCAGTTAAGTGCTGTGACAGCTGATATGGTCATGCTCACCACAAATGAACCAGAGAAGGAGAAAGTAGCAACTAAGTTAAGTGATAACGCTGAGAATGGTAGCTCCACAAATGGTAAATCTGAGAAAGCAGCAACTAAGGTAAATGACACTTCTGAGAATGGTGGCTCCATGCACTATAGCAAACTGGTTGGGGAAGTCAAAGCAGATTTGAAGAAAGGTGCTACTGCAAAAGAATTGCTGACCCATCTGGCAACACTTCCTGCATCTGCTCAAGAAAAAATGAGTGCTCTGTATGAAGCCCTGTTTGAGGGCACTGAGAAAGGGTTCGCGAAAGTAGCAATTAAGAGGAAGAGCTACCTTGCTGCTGCAGTTTCTCAGGAGGAGGGTATGCAGTTGCCATTGCTGCATGCAATTGAGGAATTTTCCTGCAAGTCCACTTCCAATGCGTTGAAGGAGGTTGCCCTGGTTCTGAAGGCGCTCTACGATGCTGATGTTTTGGAGGAAGAGCACATAGTTCAGTGGTACCAGAAAGGGCTCAAAGGCGATAACAAGGACTCTCAGATTTGGAAGAATGTTAAGCCTTTTGTTGACTGGCTTCAGAGTGCAGAGTCAGAATCAGAGGAAGAGTAA